The Halomonas sp. KG2 genome segment AGCGTGGCCCAGCAATTCCTGCACCGCCCGCAGATCTTGGCTGGACTCCAACAAATGACTTGCAAACGAGTGACGCAGGCGATGGGGATGGAGGTGTTCAGGCAAACCACGCACAATAGAAAGTTGCGCCAAACGCTTTTGAATACCGCGGTGCCCCAGCCGCTGCCCACGCTGACCGACAAATAACGCCATTTCGCTCGTTGCCGCCAGCTCAGGCCGACACGACAACCACGCCTTAATCGCCTGATCTGCACGCTGACCAACGGGCACTTGGCGGGGCTTACTGCCTTTACCCATCACCCGCACATGCTGGGCATTTAAGTGATCCAAATCCAGCGCAGCAAGTTCCGCTAAGCGTAGGCCGCTGGAGTAAAACAACTCGAGCATGGCTTGGTCGCGTATTGCCAGCGGTGTGCCATCGTGCGGCGTGTCTAAAAAGCGCGAGAGTGCATCCACATCAAGCGGTCTGGGCAAGTGGCTTGGCTGCTTTGGCGTGCGTAGTAGTCCCACCGGATTGTCGGCAAGCACGTGATGTTGCACAAGATAGTCAGCAAAACGTGATAGCGCAGCGCGGCGGCGGGCTAAACTTCTCGGTGCAAGGCCGCGGCTGCGCTCCGCGCCTAAAAAGGCGCGCAGAAATGTAGTGTCTAACGTCGCCGCCTCGGTGACGCCACGTTGCTCAGAAAAACGCTGCAGGGCGGTTAAATCCTGACGATACGCAGCCACCGTGGCAGGGCTTGCGTGGGTAGCAAGCTTACGTAAATACGCCTCGACCTGCGTCGTCAATGAGCTCGGGCTATCCATGGTGTTCTAGGCGCAGCAGTAGCCGTGCCACGATATCGCTCAGATACTCTGTAAACAGCGTATCCATACTAGCGCGGTAACAGTCGGGGTCAGGACTTGCGAGCAGCAAATACCCCAGTTGCTCGCCCGCCGAAAGACGCGAAATGGCGCAGGAACCGGCGCGCCGGGGGGCCTTAGTATGCGGCAACAGACATTTCCAGTCGCTAACGCTGAGCTTGGCACAACGGCTGGTGCGCCCATCTAGCAGCGCAGCCAAACGAGCACTGGCATGCTGGTCCAACACATGACGTGGCGGTTGAGGCGGCGTTGGCTCATCGTCACTCAATGAGGATGGGCACCAGAGCGCCATTGCAGGCGTTTGAAAGTGCTCGCTTAACTGAACAGCGAGCGCTTGGGCCAAGGCATCACGATCTTCTGCTCCCACCAGACTGAGTAGCGTCTCACGCAGTCGACGATATTGGGCTTCATTATGCCGTGCTGTTTCTAGAAGATGCTCAAGCCGCCCCTCTGCTGTTTCAGCACGCTGACGTAAATCGATTACCAAGCGCTCTAGCAGCGATACCGCCCCATCAATGTGAGGGTGCGGTACCTTAAGTTGCTGCAGCAAGCCTTCACGACCAACAAAAAAATCGGGGTGACGGGCCAGCCAAAACGCCACTTGATCAGGGTCGAGCGTTTTGCGCGGCTCGGGGGCTTGAGACATCGCCGTTCTCCTCGAATTAGTTGAGTGTGACACGACCGTCGAAGACGCGTGTAGCAGGGCCCACCATCACCAACGGCGCTTCGGGATCGGGCCACTCAATGCTTAACTGACCACCCGGCAAATGAACGGTGACCGGGCTTTTCAATAACCCCTGGCGAATACCACTAGCCACAGCAGCGCAGGCGCCGGTGCCACAAGCAAGCGTCTCGCCGCTGCCACGCTCATACACTCGCAGGCGAATTTCGCTGGGCGACACAACCTGCATAAATCCCACATTCACCCGCTTCGGAAAGCGAGGGTGAGACTCAAGCAATGGACCAAGATGCTCAACCGGTGCACTATCAACACTTTCCACCTGCAGCACGGCATGGGGATTGCCCATCGAGACAACTCCCAACTCCAGCGTATCACCGTCGACCTCGACAGTGTGTAAGGGTTGGTCCCCCGGTGCCTCAAACGGCAACGTGGCGGGATTAAAACGCGGCCTCCCCATGTCAACACGCACCATACCGTCGTGCTGAACATTAAGTACCAGTGGCCCACCGGCAGTTTCCACATGAATTTCATGCTTATGTGTCAGGCGCTGGTCGCGAACAAAACGTGCAAAGCAGCGCGCGCCATTGCCGCAATTTTCAACTTCGCTGCCATCCGCATTAAAAATACGGTAGCGAAAGTCCATCTCTGGGTCACGGGGCGGCTCAACCACCAATAATTGGTCGAAGCCAATACCAAAGCGCCGGTCTGCTAGCTGACGAATCTGCTCATCACGCAAACGCGCTCGCTGAGTCACCAGATCCACCACCATAAAATCATTACCCAGACCATGCATTTTGGTGAAGTGCAACAGCATCAGTGCTCCCCTTCCGGCAGCAGAGCTTCACCGGCCCACAGGCTTTCCAGGCTTTCCCGAGCGCGAACCACATAATAGCGGCTGCCATCGACCATTACTTCCGGGGGCCGCGGGCGGCTGTTGTAGTTCGATGCCATCACAAAGCCGTAAGCACCGGCTGAGCGAACGGCCAGTAAATCGCCCTCAGCAATTGCCAGATCGCGCTCTTTACCGAGGAAATCGCCGGTTTCACAGACAGGACCTACCACATCATAGACTGCACGCTCACGCTGCTGGCGGGTATCCACCGGCACAATCGCCTGCCATGCCTGGTACAACGCAGGGCGGATCAGGTCATTCATGGCGGCATCAACAATCGCGAAATTTTTGGTTTCGCCGGGCTTTAAGAACTCTACCCGGGTTAGCATTAAACCTGCGTTAGCGGCAATAGAGCGGCCCGGCTCAAATAGCAACGTAAGCGCTTCACCGCCCTCCCAGCGAGAAAGGCGTGCCAGCAATTGGCTCGCATAATCAAACGGCTGAGGTGGTTTTTCATCACGATAAGGGACACCTAGCCCGCCACCTAAATCCAAATGGTCAATCTCGATGCCGCGCTCACGCAACCGCTCCATCAACATTAAGAGCCGCTCAAGAGCATCTAAAAAGGGTGCCGTTTCAGTGAGCTGAGAGCCAATATGGCAGTCTAGTCCGGTGACGCGCAAGTTGGGTAAGCTGTCAGCCAGCGTGTAAACATCCAGCGCTTCGTCGACTGGAATACCGAACTTGTTGTCTTTCAGCCCAGTGGAAATATAGGGATGAGTGCCAGCATCCACATCCGGGTTTACCCGCAGCGATACCGGTGCCACCTTGCCCAGCTCCGCCGCAACAGCGTTCAATCGCTCAAGCTCGGGACGGGATTCAACATTGAAGCACTTAATGCCAACGTCTAGCGCACGGGCCATTTCATGAGGCTGCTTGGCAACGCCTGAAAACACGACTTTTCGCGGATCACCACCCGCTTTCAGCACGCGTTCAAGCTCACCAATCGAAACAATATCAAACCCAGCGCCCAATCGAGCAAGCAGACCCAATACGGCCAAATTAGAGTTAGCCTTCACCGCATAACAAATTAAATGGGGATGACCACCCAAGGCTTCGGTATAAGCACGAAAATGGCGTTCTAACGTCGCTTTCGAATAAACATAACAGGGCGTGCCCAGTTCAGCGGCGACCTGGGTAAGCGGGACGTCTTCGGCATAAAGCACGCCATCGCGGTAGTTAAAGTGATCCATTACCCCTCCTGCTCGGCAGCCGAACCATGGGTGTCTTCGTCAGGTAAATAGAGCGGCCCTTTCTGACCGCAACCCACTAATAGCAGCGCGATCAGCAGCATCGCACTCAAGGTGGTAACACAACGTTTCATGCATCACCTTTAAGCGCGGCTAACGCCTCGCGGGCACGGCTAGCAGCGGCGCGCACTTGGTCAGGCGCGGTGCCACCGATATGGTTACGGGCGGCCACGGAGCCTTCTAACGTAAGCACCTCAAACACATCCTGCTCAATCGTGGCAGAGAACTGCTGCAACTCTTCAAGGGTCATTTCAGACAGATCTTTCTTAGTCTTCAAACCGTAAGCCACCGATTGACCGACAATTTCATGAGCATCGCGGAAGGCGACACCCTTGCGAACCAAGTAATCAGCAAGGTCCGTGGCGGTTGAGAAGCCACGTCGTGCGGCTTCATACATGCTGTCTTTTTTCGGCTCAATAGCAGGCACCATGTCAGCAAAGGCTTTTAAGCAATCGCGCACGGTATCAACGGCATCAAACAGCGGCTCTTTATCTTCCTGGTTGTCTTTGTTGTAGGCCAGGGGCTGAGACTTCATCAGCGTTAACAGCGCCATTAAATGACCATACACACGGCCCGTTTTACCGCGAACCAGTTCGGGAACATCAGGGTTTTTCTTCTGCGGCATAATCGAAGAGCCGGTGCAGAAGCGGTCAGGCAAGTCGATAAAATCAAATTGAGCGCTGGTCCATAGCACCAGCTCTTCACTCATCCGCGACAGGTGCATGAGTAGAATGCTGGCAAAGCTGGTGAATTCGATAGCGAAGTCACGATCAGAGACGGCGTCCAGCGAGTTTTCTGCAGGGCGATCAAAGCCGAGTAATTCGGCAGTGACATGGCGATCGATGGGGTACGTGGTACCCGCTAACGCCGCGGCGCCAAGAGGCATCACGTTCACCCGCTTGCGGCAGTCCAGTAAGCGCTCGTGGTCACGGGTTAGCATCTCTTGCCATGCCAATAGATGGTGGCCAAAGGTCACCGGCTGCGCCGTTTGCAAATGAGTGAAGCCGGGCATAATGGTATCGGCCTCACGGTCAGCAAGCTCAATCATGCCTTCGCGCAGACGCACCAACTCCGCTTCGATCACATCGATCTCATCACGCATGAACAAGCGAATATCGGTCGCTACTTGGTCGTTACGTGAACGGCCGGTGTGCAATTTTTTGCCAGTAATACCAATTTTGTCGGTCAACCGTGCTTCGATATTCATGTGCACATCTTCAAGCGGGACCGACCAGTTAAACTCGCCTCGCTCGATTTCACCTTGAATCTCAGTGAGACCATTAATAATGGTGTCACGCTCTTCATCGGTCAGTACACCGACTCGCGCTAGCATGGTGGCGTGGGCAATCGAGCCCTGAATATCCTGGCGCGCCAGGCGTTGGTCGAAAGTCACAGACGCGGTGAAGCGTGCGACAAAAGCATCGGTGGGCTCGCTAAAGCGACCGCCCCAAGACTGGTTCGTAGCTTGGCTCATCGGAGGCATATCCTGCTGACAAAACTGAAGGAGTCGTTAAAAACTAAAGTCATCGTTATCAGAAAGTGTACCAGAGTCGCCGCACTCAGCGGCATGCCGTTTTATAGTCGTTTTTCATGTCGGCGAGGGCTCAGCGTCACTAAACGGATAAGGAGATTCGTGTAATAAGGTACGTATGGCTGAAAATGGCATCGGACGAGCAAAGTAGAAGCCCTGAAAATGCGTGCTATGACGTGCGCTGAGATATGCATACTGCTCTGCCGTCTCTACGCCTTCGATTAATACCTCAAGACCAAGCTTGGCCGCCATGGTTACCACGCCATCAACAATCGCAGCATCCCGAGTGTCGTTGACCACATCTCGAACAAATGATCGATCAATTTTAAGCTTGTTAATCGGCAAGTGTTTGAGATAGCTAAGGCTGGAAAAGCCGGTTCCGAAATCATCCAGCGCAACATGCACACCCAGCGAGCGCAGATCCTGCAGTGTTTGTATGACGTGCTCCGTACTGTCCATCAGTACGCCTTCGGTAAGCTCTAGCTCTAATAATTCGGGTGCCAAGCCTGTCTGCTCAAGCACCCGTTCAATAGATAACAAAAATCCCGCGCGCTGAAACTGCATGGGCGAAATATTCACCGCCATGGTAATAGGCACATTTGCGCTCGCGTTCAATCTGACAGCATCACGACACGCCCTCTCCAACACCCACTCGCTGATCGGCATAATCTGTCCGGTATCTTCTGCCAAACTAATAAACTGTCCAGGAGCAATGTTGCCACGCTCAGGGTGATACCAGCGAATCAGCGCCTCTACGCCAGAAACTCGACCAGGGGAGCCATGTATTTGCGGTTGGTAATGCAGCTCAAATTGCGACTGTTCTATGGCTTGTTGCAACGCATGACGTAAATTAACCCGTTCAGAAACTTTACGATTTAGCTCATCGGTATACCACTGATAGGTATTACGCCCTTGCCGCTTGGCTTTATACATCGCCAGATCCGCCTGCTGTATAAGCTGGCGCGGTTCGCTAATCATTCCATCATCAGTGGCAATTCCTATACTGGCAGTAATACGTAGCTCGCTGCCTCGATACCAGTAGGGCGCAGAGAGGCGAGCGAGCAGTCGCTCAACGACCTGCATGACATCTTTTTCATGGGCTAAATCAGGCAATAGAACGATAAACTCGTCTCCCCCAAAACGCGCCACGGTATCCCAAGGGCGCAGCTCTTCTTCAAGGCGCTTGGCGACCTCAATTAACATATAGTCGCCTACCTCGTGACCAAGCGTGTCATTGATCGGTTTAAAGTCATCCAAATCGACAAATAGCGCGGCTATGTAGCGGTGATACCGCTTAGCCAGCTGGCAGCCCTGTGCCAGTCGCTGGTCGAGTAACAATCGATTAGGCAAGCCTGTTAATGCATCGTGGCAAGCGTTATGCCGAAGCTGCGCTTGGTATTCGCGCTGGGCAGTAATGTCATTCTGCACACCAATGAAGTGCGTTACAGCGCCAGCAGTATCGCGCACAGGGGAAACATATAGATCATTCCAAAATGGCACTCCGTTACGACGGTAATTGCGCATCACGACATGAACGTCTTGCTGAGCACGAATC includes the following:
- a CDS encoding tyrosine recombinase XerC gives rise to the protein MDSPSSLTTQVEAYLRKLATHASPATVAAYRQDLTALQRFSEQRGVTEAATLDTTFLRAFLGAERSRGLAPRSLARRRAALSRFADYLVQHHVLADNPVGLLRTPKQPSHLPRPLDVDALSRFLDTPHDGTPLAIRDQAMLELFYSSGLRLAELAALDLDHLNAQHVRVMGKGSKPRQVPVGQRADQAIKAWLSCRPELAATSEMALFVGQRGQRLGHRGIQKRLAQLSIVRGLPEHLHPHRLRHSFASHLLESSQDLRAVQELLGHANLSTTQVYTRLDWQHLAESYDAAHPRAKRRTTRS
- a CDS encoding DUF484 family protein: MSQAPEPRKTLDPDQVAFWLARHPDFFVGREGLLQQLKVPHPHIDGAVSLLERLVIDLRQRAETAEGRLEHLLETARHNEAQYRRLRETLLSLVGAEDRDALAQALAVQLSEHFQTPAMALWCPSSLSDDEPTPPQPPRHVLDQHASARLAALLDGRTSRCAKLSVSDWKCLLPHTKAPRRAGSCAISRLSAGEQLGYLLLASPDPDCYRASMDTLFTEYLSDIVARLLLRLEHHG
- the dapF gene encoding diaminopimelate epimerase, whose product is MLLHFTKMHGLGNDFMVVDLVTQRARLRDEQIRQLADRRFGIGFDQLLVVEPPRDPEMDFRYRIFNADGSEVENCGNGARCFARFVRDQRLTHKHEIHVETAGGPLVLNVQHDGMVRVDMGRPRFNPATLPFEAPGDQPLHTVEVDGDTLELGVVSMGNPHAVLQVESVDSAPVEHLGPLLESHPRFPKRVNVGFMQVVSPSEIRLRVYERGSGETLACGTGACAAVASGIRQGLLKSPVTVHLPGGQLSIEWPDPEAPLVMVGPATRVFDGRVTLN
- the lysA gene encoding diaminopimelate decarboxylase; amino-acid sequence: MDHFNYRDGVLYAEDVPLTQVAAELGTPCYVYSKATLERHFRAYTEALGGHPHLICYAVKANSNLAVLGLLARLGAGFDIVSIGELERVLKAGGDPRKVVFSGVAKQPHEMARALDVGIKCFNVESRPELERLNAVAAELGKVAPVSLRVNPDVDAGTHPYISTGLKDNKFGIPVDEALDVYTLADSLPNLRVTGLDCHIGSQLTETAPFLDALERLLMLMERLRERGIEIDHLDLGGGLGVPYRDEKPPQPFDYASQLLARLSRWEGGEALTLLFEPGRSIAANAGLMLTRVEFLKPGETKNFAIVDAAMNDLIRPALYQAWQAIVPVDTRQQRERAVYDVVGPVCETGDFLGKERDLAIAEGDLLAVRSAGAYGFVMASNYNSRPRPPEVMVDGSRYYVVRARESLESLWAGEALLPEGEH
- a CDS encoding lipoprotein yields the protein MKRCVTTLSAMLLIALLLVGCGQKGPLYLPDEDTHGSAAEQEG
- the argH gene encoding argininosuccinate lyase, with amino-acid sequence MSQATNQSWGGRFSEPTDAFVARFTASVTFDQRLARQDIQGSIAHATMLARVGVLTDEERDTIINGLTEIQGEIERGEFNWSVPLEDVHMNIEARLTDKIGITGKKLHTGRSRNDQVATDIRLFMRDEIDVIEAELVRLREGMIELADREADTIMPGFTHLQTAQPVTFGHHLLAWQEMLTRDHERLLDCRKRVNVMPLGAAALAGTTYPIDRHVTAELLGFDRPAENSLDAVSDRDFAIEFTSFASILLMHLSRMSEELVLWTSAQFDFIDLPDRFCTGSSIMPQKKNPDVPELVRGKTGRVYGHLMALLTLMKSQPLAYNKDNQEDKEPLFDAVDTVRDCLKAFADMVPAIEPKKDSMYEAARRGFSTATDLADYLVRKGVAFRDAHEIVGQSVAYGLKTKKDLSEMTLEELQQFSATIEQDVFEVLTLEGSVAARNHIGGTAPDQVRAAASRAREALAALKGDA
- a CDS encoding EAL domain-containing protein, which translates into the protein MPLAKSQGKLDQFFLLSQDLFFSIDFAGILLNVNPMFETLLGYSASAWIGKPCSKVVDRRDIPVVEEALARLQSQKRVPPFDVRALTAEGQVVWLEVTPVVGEGVIYVVARDISRRKAIEKQLIRNQRLFQIVGETALIGGWYVDMSERLPIWSNEVCRLHGVSPGFQPTVEEAIDFYAPSSRSRIREVFEACCEHGISFDEELEIITRQEVRLWVRVIGKAVRDEQGHVVQVQGSTQDITERKATERQLTLLERSVESSINGVIIVDAQRHDLPIVYVNAAFERITGYSRDTVLGQNCRFLQGEETDPTTLDQLRRGIRAQQDVHVVMRNYRRNGVPFWNDLYVSPVRDTAGAVTHFIGVQNDITAQREYQAQLRHNACHDALTGLPNRLLLDQRLAQGCQLAKRYHRYIAALFVDLDDFKPINDTLGHEVGDYMLIEVAKRLEEELRPWDTVARFGGDEFIVLLPDLAHEKDVMQVVERLLARLSAPYWYRGSELRITASIGIATDDGMISEPRQLIQQADLAMYKAKRQGRNTYQWYTDELNRKVSERVNLRHALQQAIEQSQFELHYQPQIHGSPGRVSGVEALIRWYHPERGNIAPGQFISLAEDTGQIMPISEWVLERACRDAVRLNASANVPITMAVNISPMQFQRAGFLLSIERVLEQTGLAPELLELELTEGVLMDSTEHVIQTLQDLRSLGVHVALDDFGTGFSSLSYLKHLPINKLKIDRSFVRDVVNDTRDAAIVDGVVTMAAKLGLEVLIEGVETAEQYAYLSARHSTHFQGFYFARPMPFSAIRTLLHESPYPFSDAEPSPT